tttaataattcatttaaaagTAAGATACTGATTCTTAACAGTTTTCCTTCCTATCCTTTAGATAACTGATAACATGCTACAGTATCATTTTATATTCACACAAACCCATGTTCAAATTATTTTATGAGATTCCTTTAGCGACAACATAATATTTACATTCAGAAAACATTATATTTTAATCGATTAATTAATAAATTACCGAAAATTCACATCGCAATACTAGGACTAGGAGAATTTCATTTCAAACATTATAAATTAGCATCCGAAAAccgaaattaataaaaatagatacACAATCTAAAAAAATTGCTAGAGCTAGAATGCTAGATACCTAATGCTAGCCTACAAAATAACTTCATTGATTGACAAAACCTTAGTTTGACTTGCCGTTAAATCGTTGACTACGGTTCGGACCGGCGTTTGTACAACTAGAGTCTCGTTTCTGCTGAGATGaaaaaatcggaaatccaaacatACCACCGGTTTTTGATAGTGAACAAACCGGAACGTTTAAAACCGGAGTGATACGTACATTAGCTGAATACGATCGTTCCATTCCTCTGTGTTTAAATCTCGGTCCACCGTTTAAGCTACTCGGACTACTTGAACTACGTTCCAAGCTATGAAATATGATTTTACCGGACGAGTTCATTCTCGGACTATCAATTGACAATCCACGGTCAGTAATAACCGTTTTTTCCGTTGACCGACGAGCATTGCTCCGGCTAACACGTGCGGCAGCACGTGAATCGATTGACTGTGTTGTCGTTTTAACTAGTCTCGTTCTCGGTCGATTGCTAGGGTTCGTATTCATGTTCAATTTTGTAGGTTTATCGGAATCGAGAGAGAGACGAGGTAGATCGTCCAAATCATGACCGGAAGAGGATGACGACAGAGAGTGACGTGATGATATAGATACAGATTCTGTATCTATATCCTTCAGTAATGGAGTGTTTACTGATGATTCGATTGATGATTTTGAGCTTCGATGTAGAAATTGTCTGATAGATCGAGTTGCTCCACACCGGTTATTAATTGATTTGTTAtcatctttattaat
This genomic window from Rutidosis leptorrhynchoides isolate AG116_Rl617_1_P2 chromosome 2, CSIRO_AGI_Rlap_v1, whole genome shotgun sequence contains:
- the LOC139888150 gene encoding uncharacterized protein yields the protein MASACLNRISPENLLDRSPAYSSYVWYNATKRISSPAKNCSHPQAVPDPSKTLSDLPEDSDLNEFDGFEFSLDDPVTMLPADELFSDGKLVPLHLSSIRQDVATSTTISPNAVTPDTPYSHRRIDESFAADPYLFSPRAPRCSSRWKELLGFGKLNNNNNNNNANINININININKDDNKSINNRCGATRSIRQFLHRSSKSSIESSVNTPLLKDIDTESVSISSRHSLSSSSSGHDLDDLPRLSLDSDKPTKLNMNTNPSNRPRTRLVKTTTQSIDSRAAARVSRSNARRSTEKTVITDRGLSIDSPRMNSSGKIIFHSLERSSSSPSSLNGGPRFKHRGMERSYSANVRITPVLNVPVCSLSKTGGMFGFPIFSSQQKRDSSCTNAGPNRSQRFNGKSN